In Pyrus communis chromosome 1, drPyrComm1.1, whole genome shotgun sequence, the following are encoded in one genomic region:
- the LOC137717087 gene encoding transcription factor MYB1-like, whose translation MGRSPCCAKEGLNRGAWTAHEDKVLTQYIKLHGEGRWRNLPKKAGLKRCGKSCRLRWLNYLRPDIKRGNISPDEDELIIRLHKLLGNRWSLIAGRLPGRTDNEIKNYWNTNLGKKVHDQQQQRSASNLKHHKNGEPNSKNAKSTDMASPSSLVYRTKAAKCTQVFINPQPHKVLLAHDHQHCTEETNTVLMFDDKPAAMDDDHINRALSFSSFSNINADQENSTSDFLVDFDIASLLNSDFPEINHDYLNHNNSDNITSHFVDETAQFFSEEMLQHWNNGGSDDGDDQVQVQPNLALNFHSFTSFLGSDHQGEEWLGVGESS comes from the exons ATGGGGAGAAGCCCTTGTTGTGCAAAGGAGGGCTTGAACAGAGGCGCTTGGACTGCTCATGAAGACAAAGTTCTCACTCAATACATCAAGCTCCATGGTGAAGGCAGATGGAGAAACCTTCCCAAAAAAGCAG GTTTGAAAAGATGTGGGAAGAGCTGCAGGCTTAGGTGGTTGAATTATCTGAGGCCAGACATTAAGAGAGGCAACATATCTCCAGATGAAGACGAGCTTATCATTAGGCTTCACAAGCTTCTGGGGAACAG ATGGTCTCTAATAGCTGGTAGGCTTCCAGGGCGAACAGACAATGAAATAAAGAACTACTGGAACACAAATTTAGGTAAAAAAGTTCAtgaccaacaacaacaaagatcTGCTTCAAATCTCAAGCACCACAAAAATGGTGAACCAAATTCCAAGAACGCAAAAAGTACGGACATGGCATCACCATCATCCCTTGTTTACCGTACCAAAGCTGCCAAGTGTACCCAAGTTTTCATCAACCCACAGCCACACAAAGTCCTACTTGCTCATGATCATCAACACTGCACTGAAGAAACAAACACAGTACTAATGTTTGATGACAAGCCAGCTGCTATGGATGATGACCACATTAATAGGGCACTGTCGTTTTCTTCATTCTCTAATATCAATGCTGATCAAGAAAATTCAACCTCGGATTTTTTGGTGGATTTTGACATAGCCAGTCTTCTGAATTCGGATTTCCCTGAAATTAATCACGATTACTTGAATCATAATAATAGTGACAATATTACGTCACATTTTGTAGATGAAACCGCTCAATTTTTTTCAGAGGAAATGCTGCAACATTGGAATAATGGTGGTAgcgatgatggtgatgatcaAGTTCAAGTTCAGCCAAATTTGGCTCTCAATTTCCATTCCTTCACTTCTTTTCTGGGTTCTGATCATCAAGGGGAAGAATGGCTTGGAGTTGGAGAGAGTAGTTGA